CCCCGTTCCCTGCCCGCTTCTCCTCCCTTTCCGCCAGCTGTCGAAAGGAAGAAGATTCGGGGGATGTCCGGGGGAACTCCTCCGCTCCCACAGCCTCTGACAACGCAGGACTCCCCTCCCTCCACCGGGCCGCTTACGCCCGCGGCCTCTCCTTCACCGCAGGCAGCGGCATCGTCCGCGTGTCGATGAGCGGGTCGTGCTCTTGGCGCTCCACAAGCGCTTGCGCCTCCTGCGGAGTCTCGACCGCGGGGACCGACCCCAGGAGGGGGCGCTTGGCGGATTCGGGCATGGCGAGCAGGGCGAGGCCGCCGAGGGCGGAGAAGAACATGATGTAGAAGGCGGGCATGTCGGTGTTGCCTGTGAGCTCGATGAGGGACTGAGAGAAAAAGGGGGTAGTTCCGCCGAAGAGGGAGACGGCGACGTTGTAGGCGATCGCCATGGCTCCGAAACGGGAAGCCGTCGGGAAGAGAGCGGGAAGCGAAGAGGCGGCGATGGCGACATAGAAGCCGACGGGGACGGCGACGAGGGTGAGGGCGAGCATGACGGCCCAGAACTGGCCGATCCGCATGATGGCGAAGGCCGGCAGCATGAGCACGAGAGTGGAGACGACGGCGATGGCGTAGACCGGACAGCGGCCGATGCGGTCGCTCAAAGCGCCGACGAGCGGGAGACAGGCGGACATGACAAGCAGAACAGGGACGGTCGCCACGGCGGAGAGGAGGTTTCCCACACCGACCTCGGTCTGCAGATAGGTCGGCATGTAGCTGGTCAGAGCGTATCCGGCCGTGTTGGTCGCCGCGACCAGGGTGATCGCGATGAGGATCTCCTTCCCGTTGTAGCGGAGGATGCCGAGGATGCCGTGGCGCTCGAAGCGTGCGTCGTCGTGGTGCTGGACGACTCCGGCCTCCTCTTCGAAGGCCGGTGTCTCGGGGATGCGCAAGCGGAAGAAGATCGCGACGGTGCCGAGCGGGATCGCGAGGAGGAAAGGGATGCGCCAGCCGCCGTCGACCATCGCGTGGGGACCCCACACCGACTCAGCGACGACGGTGGTCACCGCGACGGCGGAGGCCCCGGCCGCGAACCCGACATACGAGCCGACATCCAGCCAGGAGGAGAAGAACCCGCGCCGACTGTCCGGGGAGAACTCGGAGACGTAGGTCGTCGCACCGGCGTACTCGCCGCCGGTGGAGAAGCCCTGGATCATCTTGAGAAGGTAGAGCGGGACGACCGCCCACAGCCCGATCACCGCGGAACCGGGCAGCAGGCCGATCAGTGCCGTGGCGGCCGCCATCATCGACATGGTCAAGAACAGGACGCGCTGCCGGCCGATGCGATCACCGAGCGGACCGAGCACGAAGCCGCCCAGCGGTCGCACGAGAAAGCTCACGGAGAACCCGAACAGGGTCACGAGCAACCCGGCTCCGGAGGAGAGGCCGGCTGTGAAGACCGACGCGAGGGTCACAGCGAGGTAACCGTAGATCCCGAAGTCGAACCATTCCATGAAGTTGCCGACGACGGTTCCCCGGATGGCGCGTTTGACGGTGCTCCGCTCGACGACGAGCACGTCGTCCACGCGCAGCCGACGGCGTAGAGGCTGTTCCGGACGCCCCGAAGCGTAGGAGCGAGCCGGTTGGCCGGAAGCGGGGAGGATCTGGGATGTTCCAGGATTCGAGGCCACGGGGACGGGCTCCTTTCGAGTCGGCCCGTCATGGTAGACCGAAATCGGGGAAAGTCCAAGTCGGTGGCCGCCGCCCTCAGCAAGATGGGGCTACTCGTTCCCTAGCTTCTTGTCGATCGCGTCGCGCGCCCCGTCAATCTGCTCCCCGAACGTGCCGCCCGTGATCGTGTTGGCCGCGTCCGCGACACCGTCCAGGATCTTGTCGCTGATGCCCTCGGCCTGCTCGGAGGTCAGGGCGTCTTTCACCTTGTCGCCGTTCAGGAGGTCCTGGGCTTTCTTCGTGATGTCATCGAATGCGCTCATACTCACCATCATCGCTACCGG
This genomic window from Leifsonia xyli subsp. cynodontis DSM 46306 contains:
- a CDS encoding MFS transporter; translated protein: MDDVLVVERSTVKRAIRGTVVGNFMEWFDFGIYGYLAVTLASVFTAGLSSGAGLLVTLFGFSVSFLVRPLGGFVLGPLGDRIGRQRVLFLTMSMMAAATALIGLLPGSAVIGLWAVVPLYLLKMIQGFSTGGEYAGATTYVSEFSPDSRRGFFSSWLDVGSYVGFAAGASAVAVTTVVAESVWGPHAMVDGGWRIPFLLAIPLGTVAIFFRLRIPETPAFEEEAGVVQHHDDARFERHGILGILRYNGKEILIAITLVAATNTAGYALTSYMPTYLQTEVGVGNLLSAVATVPVLLVMSACLPLVGALSDRIGRCPVYAIAVVSTLVLMLPAFAIMRIGQFWAVMLALTLVAVPVGFYVAIAASSLPALFPTASRFGAMAIAYNVAVSLFGGTTPFFSQSLIELTGNTDMPAFYIMFFSALGGLALLAMPESAKRPLLGSVPAVETPQEAQALVERQEHDPLIDTRTMPLPAVKERPRA
- a CDS encoding antitoxin; amino-acid sequence: MSAFDDITKKAQDLLNGDKVKDALTSEQAEGISDKILDGVADAANTITGGTFGEQIDGARDAIDKKLGNE